One stretch of Deltaproteobacteria bacterium DNA includes these proteins:
- a CDS encoding nitroreductase family protein — protein sequence MELFSVDESLCNKDGLCAMVCPMAIIRPPSKEAFPGPAPNADEACIRCGHCVAVCPTAAFSHRDMPVEGCPPIKKELKISAEQAEQFIRSRRSVREFTDKPVTRDEAARLIDIARYAQSGHNSQPVSWLVVLDQEKVKALAAHVIDWCKSVMKSHPDFAKTMHMDIMTMAWDFGFDAILRGAPALVAACGEKGSTMAPDACVIATTTMELAAPSLGLGTCWAGYFIAASRLWKPLKEAMQLPEKHEIFGAVMLGHPKFKYSRMPARKAPVIHWR from the coding sequence GTGGAGCTTTTTTCGGTTGACGAGTCCCTGTGCAACAAGGACGGGCTTTGCGCCATGGTTTGCCCCATGGCCATAATCCGCCCGCCTTCCAAGGAAGCCTTTCCGGGCCCCGCCCCCAATGCCGACGAGGCCTGCATAAGGTGCGGCCATTGCGTTGCCGTCTGCCCCACGGCGGCCTTCAGCCACAGGGACATGCCCGTTGAAGGCTGCCCGCCCATAAAAAAGGAATTGAAGATTTCAGCCGAGCAGGCCGAACAGTTCATCCGCTCCCGCAGGTCGGTGAGGGAGTTCACCGACAAGCCGGTCACCAGGGACGAGGCGGCAAGGCTCATAGACATCGCCCGCTACGCCCAGTCGGGCCACAACTCCCAGCCCGTGAGCTGGCTGGTGGTCCTGGACCAGGAAAAGGTGAAGGCCCTGGCCGCGCACGTGATAGACTGGTGCAAAAGCGTCATGAAGAGCCACCCTGATTTCGCCAAGACCATGCACATGGACATCATGACAATGGCCTGGGATTTCGGCTTCGACGCCATCCTGCGCGGTGCGCCAGCCCTGGTGGCGGCCTGCGGGGAAAAGGGCTCCACCATGGCCCCGGACGCCTGCGTCATCGCCACCACCACAATGGAACTTGCGGCCCCCAGCCTGGGCCTCGGCACCTGCTGGGCCGGGTACTTCATAGCCGCTTCAAGATTGTGGAAGCCCCTGAAAGAGGCCATGCAACTGCCCGAAAAACACGAAATTTTCGGCGCGGTGATGCTTGGGCATCCCAAGTTCAAGTATAGCCGGATGCCCGCAAGAAAGGCCCCGGTCATCCACTGGCGCTAA